From the genome of Vicia villosa cultivar HV-30 ecotype Madison, WI linkage group LG2, Vvil1.0, whole genome shotgun sequence, one region includes:
- the LOC131648054 gene encoding LEAF RUST 10 DISEASE-RESISTANCE LOCUS RECEPTOR-LIKE PROTEIN KINASE-like 2.7, with product MHNENTSIQIGSQKFNVLNINQNVSTMRIIRTDLVNDICSSNFTNTSLVGTPFSFLPTVRNLTIFYDCPIQNSSVMKNINTFTCEKNGSNVHVFYVVNNETQMQNQFSGFRNCRVSFQVEVSKDVVWVSESGVHTPEQGFDVMYDEGVGWSSQCDGCRESGGTCGTNQNDSSHFSCNCPSGSGTHHDAANCSSYHKTLSIKRAWQRKSKAAKFSIVMTVLTSLAIGTCLFLFFLFFRERLAYIFTSNKEVAVAVGELSPLLSISTLLNSVQPVLSGVAIGVDAKLKIGYDYVISGLYKHSKKVSQM from the exons ATGCATAATGAAAACACCTCTATTCAAATTGGTTCACAAAAATTCAATGTACTAAACATTAACCAGAATGTTTCTACCATGAGAATCATTCGAACTGATCTTGTCAATGATATCTGTTCTTCAAATTTCACAAACACTTCTTTGGTTGGAACTCCCTTTAGTTTTCTTCCAACGGTTCGAAATCTCACTATATTCTATGATTGTCCTATTCAGAATAGTTCagttatgaaaaacataaacacTTTTACATGTGAGAAAAATGGTAGCAATGTACATGTTTTCTATGTTGTCAATAATGAAACTCAGATGCAAAACCAGTTCTCAGGATTTCGGAACTGTCGTGTTAGTTTCCAAGTTGAAGTTTCTAAGGATGTTGTTTGGGTTTCTGAGAGTGGAGTTCATACGCCGGAACAAGGTTTTGATGTGATGTATGATGAAGGTGTAGGGTGGTCCTCTCAGTGTGATGGTTGCAGAGAATCTGGAGGAACATGTGGTACAAATCAGAATGATTCTTCTCATTTTTCTTGTAACTGTCCTTCTGGTAGTGGAACTCATCATGATGCTGCAAATTGTTCTTCTTATCACAAGA CGTTGAGTATCAAACGAGCTTGGCAAAGGAAGTCGAAAGCCGCAAAATTCTCAATCGTCATGACAGTGCTTACATCGTTGGCCATCGGAACCTgtctatttttgtttttcttattctttAGGGAAAGACTTGCTTACATATTTACCTCAAACAAAGAGGTGGCTGTAGCGGTCGGAGAGTTATCGCCTTTGTTATCGATCTCTACACTGCTAAACAGTGTTCAACCAGTACTCTCAG GAGTGGCTATTGGAGTAGATGCAAAGCTGAAAATAGGTTATGATTATGTCATAAGTGGTTTGTATAAGCATTCCAAAAAAGTCTCACAAATGT GA